Proteins from a genomic interval of Brienomyrus brachyistius isolate T26 unplaced genomic scaffold, BBRACH_0.4 scaffold187, whole genome shotgun sequence:
- the LOC125728185 gene encoding splicing factor U2AF 65 kDa subunit-like, giving the protein VVPDSPHKLFVGGLPNYLSDDQVKELLTSFGPLKAFNLVKDSATSLSKGYAFCEYVDISATDQAVAGLNGMQLGDKKLIVQRASVGAKNANATAIIETPVTLQVPGLQRLQSSGMPTEVLCLLNMVMPEELVDDEDYEEILEDIREECCKYGNVRSIEIPRPVDSVEVPGCGKVGPVLSCTSGKKKTSVGTKHRLMGAFLAQKCFENGIIFCVRKTI; this is encoded by the exons gtggttccagactcgccacacaagctctttgtcggaggcctgcccaactatctcagtgacgatcag gtgaaggaactcttgacgtcgttcggacctcttaaggccttcaaccttgtgaaggacagtgccacgtcactgtctaagggttatgctttctgtgaatacgtggacatcagtgccactgaccag gccgtggctggactcaatggcatgcagctcggagacaagaagctcatcgtccagcgggcaagcgtgggggctaagaatgccaacgct acggccatcatcgagacgccggtgacgctgcaggttccagggctgcagcggctgcagagctccggcatgcccacggaggtgctgtgcctcctcaacatggtcatgcccgaggagctggtggacgacgaggactacgaggagatcctggaggacatccgggaggagtgttgcaagtacggcaacgtgcgctccatcgagattccgcggcccgtcgatagcgtggaggtgcctggctgtggcaaggtgggacccgtactctcctgtaccagtggcaaaaagaagacctctgtaggcactaaacacaggctcatgggagcatttcttgcacaaaagtgttttgaaaacggaataattttttgtgtaagaaaaacaatctga